The region CCGCTCGCGGCCTCGCGCTCGAGTGCCGCGATTTCCGCGTCGATCCGCTCGATGCGTTTTTTCGCGTCGTCGATCGCCGCGGGCGTCGAGCTGTGCGCGAGCGCGACCTTCGCGCAGGCGGTGTCGAGCACGCTGATCGCCTTGTCCGGCAACTGGCGGCCGCTGATATAGCGATGCGACAGCCGCACCGCCTCGGTGATCGCGTCGTCGAGAACGCGCACGTTGAAGTGCCGCTCCATCAGCGCCGCCATCCCGCGCAGCATCGCGGCGGCGAGCGGCTCGCTCGGCTCCTCGATCTTCACCACCTGGAAGCGCCGCGCAAGCGCCGCGTCCTTTTCGAAATACTTCTTGTACTCGCTCCACGTCGTCGCCGCGATCGTGCGCAGCTCGCCGCGCGCGAGCGCCGGCTTCAGCAGGTTCGCCGCATCGTTCTGGCCCGCCTGCCCGCCCGCGCCGATGATCGTGTGCGCCTCGTCGATGAAGAGAATGATCGGATGCGCGCTCTTTTTCACCTCGTCGATCACGCTCTTCAGGCGATTCTCGAACTCGCCCTTCACGCTCGCGCCCGCCTGCAGGAGGCCCATGTCCAGCACGTGCAGCGCGACGCCGCGAAGCGGCGGCGGCACGTCGTCGGCCGCGATGCGCAGCGCGAGCCCTTCGACGACGGCCGTCTTGCCCACGCCCGCCTCGCCCGTCATGATCGGATTGTTCTGCCGGCGGCGCATCAGGATGTCGATCGCCTGGCGGATCTCCGCATCGCGGCCGATCACCGGGTCGATCTTGCCCTCGCGCGCGCGCTGCGTGAGGTTCGTCGTGTACGTGTCGAGCGCCGGCGTCTTCGACGGGCCGCGCGGCGCATCGCCCGAAGCGGCGGCGCCGTCGGGCACCGCGACATCGGCGTCCGCGTGCCGCGGCTCGGCCTCGCTCGAACCCGCGGCGATCTCGTCGAACTTGTGCTTCAGGTCATCGACGCGCACGCGCGCGAACTGCGACGACATCCGCTGCGCGAACTGCGACGACATCCGCTGCGCGAACTGCGCGAGGTCCGGCCCGGTCAGCAGCGCGAGCAGCAGGTGCCCCGAGCGGATCCGTCCGATCTGCGAATCGAGCGACGCGATGAGCCACGCCTGCTCGAACAGCTCGCTCAGATGCACCGAAAACACCGGCGTGCGCGTGTTGCCCGTTTTCAGTCTTTCGAGCTCGCGCTCGAGATCCGCGCGCAGCGCGTGCGGATCGACGCCGCTCGCGCGCAGCACGAGCGGCACGTCGCCGGTCGACTCGTCGAGCAGCGCGAGAAACAGATGCTCGAGATCCACTTCGTAGTGACCGCGCGCGAAGCAGTGGCTGGCGGCGCGCTCGGTGGCCTTGCGGCACACCGGGTTCAGTTTCGCGATCAGGGTCTTCAGGGGCGTGCTCATCGGTGACGGTCCACTCAGGTTCGATCGTTGTTATCAATGAATGACATGCAGCTCGTAGCGCGCGTCCGCACGGTCGCGCCCGGCTTCGCGCGTGCAGAGAAACGCGTCCCAGCCGAGCCGCGCGCCCGCGCCGAGCACGCTCGCGCCGACTTCCGCGCGGCGCAGCACGAGCGACACCTCGTATTCGAGCGTCACGCCCGCGAGCAGCGTCAGCATCCGCTCGAGCGCGATCGCGCGCTCCTCGCCGGGCAGGAACGCCTCGTAGTCGCGCTTCGTCAGCGGGCCGACGACGAGCCGCGCGCGCATGTCGCGCTGCCACACGCGCTCGCCGACGAGCGCCGTCGCGCCGAGCGTCACGTTCACGTCGCCGAGCACGCTCAATTGATCGGGCGGCACGTCGTACCACTTGCCGACGAACTGCTCGACGCGGATCGGCACGCGAAAATATTCGGACAGCGTGCGCTGCAGATACGCGGCCGATACCGGCCGATGCCGCGCGGCGAGCGCATAGCCCGCGATCGCCTCGTCGAGCAGCGCGCCGCGGCCCTGCTGCACGGTCGAGCGCGCGTCGTCGTTCGACACGCCCGCGAGTGCGAGCAGGAGCGGCAGATAGCGCTCGTCGCGGTCGAGTTCGTAATGCAGCGGCAGACGGTACTTCTTCCATGCCGAATAGAACAGCGCGGTCGCGCGGTTCGAGAAGACATCGAAGAATGCGTGCGCGGCATGGTCGCGCTTCAGTTGCTCACGCGCGATGATCTGCTCGGTGTAATGCAGCGGCAGCGCGCCCTGGCCGCCCAGCAGCCCGAAGAACGCCGGCGTGAGCTCGACGCGCGACAGCGCGCCCGCCTCGAGCGCCGCGTTGCGCCGCACGTCGTCCTTCAGCGCGGCGCCGGCTGCGTCGTACGACTGCGCGCGCTCGATCTCGCTCGGCGGAAAGCCGAGCGACAGCGTATTGCGAAAGCCGATGCGCCGCGCGACGATCTCGCCCGGCCGGCTCGCCGCGTGGCGCGGCGCATCGTGCTTCGCGAACCAGGTCTCGAGCAGCCGCACCGCCTGAAAGAACTCGAAGCGATGCGGCTCGTCGAGCAGCCGCTCGACTACGCCAGGATCGATTCGCCGCTGCGCGGTTTGCATCGCATGATCTCCTCGCCGGTGCGCCTGGACACGACGATCAGTTGAACAAAGCTGTTGAGGTGCACGTACAGCCCGAAGAACGCGTCGATCATCCGCACGAACGTCGCGAGGCTCGAGCCGACGAAATGTTCGTCGTCGATCGCGAGCCGGATCTCGACGCCGCGCACGAACGTCGCGAACGGCTTGCCCGGCAGCCATTGCACCGCGCTCTTCTGCTCGATGCCGACGATCCCGTCGATATGGCGCGTCGACACCGCGGAGCGCCTCAGATCGTACAGCACGAGCGCTTCCTTCAGCGCGGCGAGCCCTTCTTCGGCAAGCGACACGTGATTGAGCGCGAGATGCGACACGAGGCGCCAGTGCGCGGCGTGGCCGCGCTCGAAGCGCGCGCTCGACGTCGGCCGGCGCAATAGCGCGATCGGGCCGGGCTGCTCGCCGCCGTCGATGAAGAGATCGCCGCCGTCGAGCCCCGTCGCGAGCGCAGCCGGCAGGTCGCGGTTCGTACAGGTGAGATCGAGGCTCAACGTATCGGTTTGCGGCGCGCCCGGCTCGAAGTCGACGTCGACGACCGAAATCTCGGTCTCGTAGCCGGGGCTCTTGCGCGCGACGTCGTCGTTGCGCCGCGCGAACCAGTAGTGGCCGGCCTGCGCGGCTTCGCCGTGATGCAGCGAATAGAACGGCCGGAATTCGACGAGCGTTTCGCGGTCCGCGCGCTGCCGCACGAGATGCACCGAATCGATCGAATATACCTCGTACGCGAACGCGCGGCGCGCATCGCCGATCACCGGGTACGACACCGCCCGGTGGTCGACCCGAATCGGCTCGCCGTGCTGGCGGAACAGGTTCACGACCGGCGTGCAGAAGAGCCGGAAATGGCTCGCGCTCAGCAGATCGAGCAGCCGCGCGACATGCGAATCGCCGCGCACGTCGCGCAGCGCGATGTGCAGCGTCAGCTGCCGGCAGGGCCCCGCGCGCCGCGCGAGCGCGCCCAGATCGAAATCGACGAAGTTGAATTTATCCGGGAATGCGAAGTATTCGGTCAGCAGCCGATAGGCCGGATGCGAACGGGCCGGATAGTCGATCAGCGCGTCGGTCTCGTCGAAGCCCGCGTGCTCGAACGGCGTCTTGCCGAGCGCGATCCAGCGGCCGCCGCGATCGGGCTCGACGTAGCAGGCGAGCGCGTGCGCGAACAGGCAATCGGCCAGCGCGGCGACGAACGATTGCTCGCCGTGCAAATGCGCGCGCAGCTTGCCGAGCTTCAGCGCGGCGAGATCAAGCTGCGGCGACGTCGATTCGAACGCGATCGAGATCACGCCCGTCGCGTTGCCGGGCAGCCTTGCTGCGGCGGGCGCCACCGCGACCGATCCGTAGCGCGCATCGGCGAGCCGGATCGGCGCGAGCGTCACGTCGTACGCGGTGCGGAACCGGCACTGCACGCCGCGAATCGCGCGGCTCTTCAGCTCGGTGCCGCGCTCGACGATCCGCGGCTCGGTGAGCTCCGCGAACGCATGCGGCGCACCGAACTGCGCGATCGAGCATGACGGGAACGGCCGCAGATAGTGCGGGTAGAGGACGTCGACGAGCGCTTCGGTGAACTCGGGATATTCGTCGTCGAGCTTCTTGTTGATCCGCGCGCCGAGCAGCGCGAACGATTCGATCATCCGCTCGACGTGCGGATCCTCGCACTGCTCGCCCGTCTGGGCGAGACGCGCGGCGATCTTCGGGTAACGGTTCGCGAATTCGAGCGAATAGCGCCGCAGAAACGACAGTTCGCGTTCGTAATACGGCAACAACTCTTCCATCGACGATCCCCGAAACCTTGACGCCCTCGTGCCGGGCTTCTCGATGCCGCGCGGCGCCCGGCAGCCCGCGCGATACGGCTCACACCTTGGCGGCGCGCGAACGCGTCACCGAATATTGCAACGTCGACGGCTGCAGCATCGCATCGAAGGTCACCGGTTCCTCGGCAGGATGCACGACGAGCAGCGCCTGGATCGCGAAATAGAGCGCGTTCGTCGACTGCTCGTTCAGCTCGAACGCCACCTGCACCTGCTGCAGCCTCGGCTCGTGCCGCGCGATCGCCTGCTGAATCGATTTGCAGATGAACGTGCGATCGTAGTGGCTCGCGAGGCTCAGGCCGGCGAAATCGTTCAGCCCGTAGGTCAGCACCGAGCGCTGGCATTCGGGCAGCTCGGCGAGATCTTCTTCGGTCAGCGCGATGCGCGTGTTGAGGATCGCCTCGACGTCGCGCGCGACCGTGTTCTTCAGCTCCTCCAACGACAACTGCCGCATCGCGGCGGGCGCCGGCACGTGCGGTTCGTCGTCGAACAGCTTGTCGAGGAAGCTCGGTTCGAAACGTTTCATCGGGCAGCAAGCAAAACGGGAACGGGGCACGCACCGTGCCCCGTTCCCGCGTCGAACTTAGACCGCGTAGGTCTTGTCGTTCTTCGTGAGGTGACCTGCCCCCTTCGATAGGGCCAATGGGCTTCTAGCAAAGTCCCTTTAAACCAACTCCTGGAAAGCGGCAGGAGCGTCCGCGGTTGCCCGATGTTTCGCCGCAAACTCTGACGGCGCAAGGTAGTTCAGTGCGCTGTGCGGCCTTTGCTCGTTGTAGTCCTGACGCCATGCCGCGATGACTGCCCGAGCGTGCGCGAGCGTCGTGAACCAGTGCTCGTTAAGGCATTCGTCGCGGAACTTGCCGTTGAACGATTCGATGTACGCATTCTGCGTGGGCTTGCCCGCCTGAATCAACTTCAGCGTGACGCCGTTCGCATACGCCCACTGGTCAAGCGCGCGGCTCGTAAATTCGGGTCCCTGGTCTGTTCGCACCGCCTTGGGATAGCCACGGAAGCGAGCTGCACGGTCCAATGCCCGAGCGACATACAAACCTGAGATGCCATGGTCGACGACGATGTCGACAGCCTCTTTCGTGAAATCGTCGACGACGGTCAGGCACTTCACGCGCCGGCCGTTGGAAAGCGCATCCATCACGAAATCGATTGACCATACCTCGTTGGGTGCGCCCGGCAATGCCAGTTGCTCGCGCTCAATCATGACGCCGTGGCGCTTGCGACGGCGCCGCACAGCCAGCCCTGCCTCACGGTACAGGCGATAGATGCGCTTGTGATTGGCGTGCGTGCCTTCGCGTTCCACCAGGGCGTGCAGTCGGCGGTAGCCGAATCGACGACGTTCGTGCGCCAACTTCACCAGACGCGCCGCGAGCACCTCATTCTCGTGGTCCGGCTTCGCGTCGTAATGCAGCACGCTGCGAGAAAGCCCGACAAGCCGGCAGGCGCGGCGCTCGGAGATGTTGACCTTCTCCCGAATCGCCAACACTGCTTCGCGTTTGGCTTGCGGGCTCAGGGCTTTCCCTTGACGACAACCTTCAACGCTTCCATATCGAGCATTGCTTCGGCCAGCAGTTTCTTCAGTCGGGCATTCTCCACCTCGAGGCCCTTGAGCCGGCGGGCTTCCGAGACTTCCATGCCGCCGAACTTCGCGCGCCAGGTGTAGAACGACGCGTCACTGAACCCATGCTTCCTGCACAGTTCCTTGACCGGCATACCGGCCTCGGCTTCCTTCAGAAACCCGATGATTTGCTGTTCCGTAAAGCGCTTCTTCATGTTCGTCTTCTTCTCCGAAAACGAACTTTACTAGACTCCGGCTGGCCCTGTTTGTAGGGGGCAGGTCAGGACCACAACGACAAATACTCGGCGTCGCCCGCTCGCGCGGCGGTTTGCCGCAGCTCCTGCGTCAGCGCGTTTTGCACCGGATACGGCGCGACCGAATCGGGCCGTCCGGCCAGCTGCGCCATCAGCGCATTGCGGATGCCGCGCGCGTGGCGGCCCGTGATCGCGCGCGTGACGGACGTCGACGTATCGTCGCTCGCGAGCAGACGCGCTTTCCAGCACGCGGGAATCGCGCTTTCCGCGCACGTGAGAAACGCGGTGCCGAGCTGCGCGGCTTGCGCGCCGAGCGCGAGCGCGGCGGCGATTCCACGCCCGTCCATGATGCCGCCCGCCGCGAGTACCGGCAGATTCGTCGCGTCGACGAGCTGCGGCACGAGCGCGATCGTGCCGACGAGCGCGTCTTCGGCCGAGCCGATGAACGTGCCGCGATGGCCGCCCGCTTCCGCGCCTTGCGCGCAGATCGCGTCGGCGCCCGCCGCCTGCCACGCGAGGCCCTCGGCAACATGCGTTGCCGTGCCGATCACATACGTGCCCGCCGCCTGCAGCCGGACGACATCTTTCTTGTCGAGCACGCCGAACGTGAAGCTCGCGACCGGCACGCGCGCGTCGACGAGCGCATCGAGTTGCGCGCGGAAATCCGGCGCGTAGCGCGGCAGCGGCGCGCCGGGCGGCAACCCGAACCGCGCGCGCAGCGGATCGATCGCGTCGAGCGCGCGACGCACGGCCGCGTCGTCCGGCTGCGCGTCGGGCAGCACGAACAGGTTCACGGCGAACGCGCGGCGCGTCGCGGCACGCACCGCGGCGATTTCGGCGGCAAGCTTCTCCGGCGCGAACGACGCGCCGCCGAGGCTGCCGAGCGCACCGGCGTTAGAGGCGGCCGCGACGAGCGCGGGCGTCGTCGCGCCGACCATCGGCGCCTGCACGAGCGGCAGGCGCAAGTCGAACCGGGCGGCGAACGGAGTCGGGGCGATACGGGAAGTCATGGCGGGATCCTCGAATGGATGAGGTGCGGCGAACGCGTGCAGGCAGGCACGCGTTCATGCACGAGACGGGACGAATCGAATGCTCGGCGAGCCGACTCTACCCGCGCGCGCAACGCATGAAAAATGAATAATCCAGATCGGTCCGTTCGCGCGGCGAGAAGAAGAAGGCTCGCGAGCGTGCGCCGCGCGCGCGACACGGCCGCGGCGGGACACGCCGCTCGAAGGCTTCGCGGCGCTGCAACGACGCGGGTTTGATGGCACACTGGGCGCCGCTTCCCCATCCACCGTCAGGACCTTCACCGGTCCTGCTTCGTCAGGAGAGCAGCATGGCTTCGCAATGGATCGACATTCCCGCCGGCAACGACACGTTCGGCGGCTATCTCGCGCTGCCCAAGCGCGGCAAGGGCCCGGCCATCGTCATCATCCAGGAGATCTTCGGCGTGAACGGCCATATCCGCTCGGTCGCCGACCAGTATGCAGCCGACGGCTACGTCGCGCTCGCGCCCGACGTGTTCTGGCGCACGCAGCCGCGCATCGAGCTCGGCTACGAAGGCGCGGACCGCGACAAGGGCATCGAGCTGTTGCAGAAGACGGACGTCGCGCAGGCGGTCGCCGATATCGGCGCGGCCGCGGCGGCGCTGCGCGCGCGCCCCGAGGTCGCGGGCAAGCTCGCCGCGATCGGTTATTGCTTCGGCGGACGTCTCGCGTATCTCGCAGCGGCGCGGCAGCATGTCGACGCCGCGGTCGCCTATTACGGCGGCGGCATCCAGAATCACGTCGACGTCGCGGCGCAGATCGCGCAGCCGATCCTCTTCCACTATGCGGGCCACGACCAGTCGATTCCGCTCGACGCCGTCGACAAGGTGAAGGCCGCGTTCGCCGGCCGCGCGAACGCCGAGTTCCACCTGTATCCGGACGCGCAGCACGGCTTCAACTGCTCGGAGCGCGCATCGTACGACCAGCGCGCGGCGGCGCTCGCGCACGGCCGCACGCTGACTTTCCTCGCCGAACGCCTGTAAGCCGCCGGCGATCGCCGCGCTCGCGCGGCGCGTGGGCGCGCGCCGTGCCGCCGCGCTCGAATTCCGAATCGTTCGCCGCTCGTCACCACGGGGGGGATGACTGTGCCGTCCGACTATCTGTGCCACGACGCAATCGGGCTCGCGCAGCTCGTCGCGCAGCGCGAAGTCAGCGCGCGCGAACTGCTCGACGCCGCGATCGGCCGCGCGCAAGCGCTCAATCCGGCGATCAACGCGATCGTGCTGAACGACTACGCGGCCGCGCGCGAGCGCGCGGCGAGCGGCCCGCTCGCGGGCCCGCTCGCCGGCGTGCCGTATCTCGTCAAGGATCTCGGCTCCGCGGTCGCGGGGCTGCCGCTGTCGCTCGGCAGCCGTCACTATCGCCATCATGTGCCGGCCGAGGATTCGCCGCTCATCGTGCGAACGAAGGCCGCCGGGCTCAACATCTTCGGCAAGACCAACACGCCCGAGCTCGGGCAGATGCCGTACACCGAATCGGCGCTGCTCGGCGTGTGCCGCAACCCGTGGAACCTCGATCACACGCCGGGCGGCTCGAGCGGCGGCGCGGCGGCGGCCGTCGCCGCGGGCATCGTGCCGCTCGCGCATGCGTCCGACGGCGGCGGCTCGATCCGGATTCCCGCGTCGTGCTGCGGCCTGTTCGGCTTCAAGCCGTCGCGCGACCCGGTGCTGACGCCGTGGCCCGTGCCGGGCGAGATCGTCGTCGAGCATGCGGTGTCGCGCAGCGTGCGCGACAGCGCGCTGCTGCTCGACATCACGACCGGGCGAACCGCGCCGGGCACGCTCGAAGGCGTCGGCGCGCCCGGCACGTATCTCGGCGCGCTCGACGCGCCGCCGCCCGCGCTGAAGATCGGCTACGTGACGGACCCGATGCTCGCGCCGGCGCTGTCGGCCGACGTGCGCGACGCGCTCGATCGCGCGGCGGCGCTTGC is a window of Burkholderia mallei ATCC 23344 DNA encoding:
- the tssH gene encoding type VI secretion system ATPase TssH; amino-acid sequence: MSTPLKTLIAKLNPVCRKATERAASHCFARGHYEVDLEHLFLALLDESTGDVPLVLRASGVDPHALRADLERELERLKTGNTRTPVFSVHLSELFEQAWLIASLDSQIGRIRSGHLLLALLTGPDLAQFAQRMSSQFAQRMSSQFARVRVDDLKHKFDEIAAGSSEAEPRHADADVAVPDGAAASGDAPRGPSKTPALDTYTTNLTQRAREGKIDPVIGRDAEIRQAIDILMRRRQNNPIMTGEAGVGKTAVVEGLALRIAADDVPPPLRGVALHVLDMGLLQAGASVKGEFENRLKSVIDEVKKSAHPIILFIDEAHTIIGAGGQAGQNDAANLLKPALARGELRTIAATTWSEYKKYFEKDAALARRFQVVKIEEPSEPLAAAMLRGMAALMERHFNVRVLDDAITEAVRLSHRYISGRQLPDKAISVLDTACAKVALAHSSTPAAIDDAKKRIERIDAEIAALEREAASGAAHDARLAELREARDADLKALAEDAARYEEERALVTEIGALRAELDAARESSADGKPVDVDATRAKLAERVDALRARQGNQPMVPLQVDGHVVAEIVASWTGIPLGRMVKDEIETVLNLRDLLGARVIGQDHALGAIAQRVRTATANLEDPNKPRGVFMFVGPSGVGKTETALALADVLYGGERKLITINMSEYQEAHSVSGLKGSPPGYVGYGEGGVLTEAVRRNPYSVVLLDEVEKAHPDVLEMFFQVFDKGAMDDAEGREIDFRNTLIILTSNVGSSAVMQACLNKAPQELPDAETLAETLRPQLYKTFKPAFLGRMKVIPYYPISDDVLAEIIELKLERIRRRIEANHKAAFEWDESLVDAVLARCTEVDSGARNVDHILNGTLLPEIAELVLSRIADGEAIVRIAARAAETGEFEYTVE
- the tssG gene encoding type VI secretion system baseplate subunit TssG is translated as MQTAQRRIDPGVVERLLDEPHRFEFFQAVRLLETWFAKHDAPRHAASRPGEIVARRIGFRNTLSLGFPPSEIERAQSYDAAGAALKDDVRRNAALEAGALSRVELTPAFFGLLGGQGALPLHYTEQIIAREQLKRDHAAHAFFDVFSNRATALFYSAWKKYRLPLHYELDRDERYLPLLLALAGVSNDDARSTVQQGRGALLDEAIAGYALAARHRPVSAAYLQRTLSEYFRVPIRVEQFVGKWYDVPPDQLSVLGDVNVTLGATALVGERVWQRDMRARLVVGPLTKRDYEAFLPGEERAIALERMLTLLAGVTLEYEVSLVLRRAEVGASVLGAGARLGWDAFLCTREAGRDRADARYELHVIH
- the tssF gene encoding type VI secretion system baseplate subunit TssF — protein: MEELLPYYERELSFLRRYSLEFANRYPKIAARLAQTGEQCEDPHVERMIESFALLGARINKKLDDEYPEFTEALVDVLYPHYLRPFPSCSIAQFGAPHAFAELTEPRIVERGTELKSRAIRGVQCRFRTAYDVTLAPIRLADARYGSVAVAPAAARLPGNATGVISIAFESTSPQLDLAALKLGKLRAHLHGEQSFVAALADCLFAHALACYVEPDRGGRWIALGKTPFEHAGFDETDALIDYPARSHPAYRLLTEYFAFPDKFNFVDFDLGALARRAGPCRQLTLHIALRDVRGDSHVARLLDLLSASHFRLFCTPVVNLFRQHGEPIRVDHRAVSYPVIGDARRAFAYEVYSIDSVHLVRQRADRETLVEFRPFYSLHHGEAAQAGHYWFARRNDDVARKSPGYETEISVVDVDFEPGAPQTDTLSLDLTCTNRDLPAALATGLDGGDLFIDGGEQPGPIALLRRPTSSARFERGHAAHWRLVSHLALNHVSLAEEGLAALKEALVLYDLRRSAVSTRHIDGIVGIEQKSAVQWLPGKPFATFVRGVEIRLAIDDEHFVGSSLATFVRMIDAFFGLYVHLNSFVQLIVVSRRTGEEIMRCKPRSGESILA
- the tssE gene encoding type VI secretion system baseplate subunit TssE; translated protein: MKRFEPSFLDKLFDDEPHVPAPAAMRQLSLEELKNTVARDVEAILNTRIALTEEDLAELPECQRSVLTYGLNDFAGLSLASHYDRTFICKSIQQAIARHEPRLQQVQVAFELNEQSTNALYFAIQALLVVHPAEEPVTFDAMLQPSTLQYSVTRSRAAKV
- a CDS encoding IS3-like element IS407 family transposase (programmed frameshift), whose translation is MKKRFTEQQIIGFLKEAEAGMPVKELCRKHGFSDASFYTWRAKFGGMEVSEARRLKGLEVENARLKKLLAEAMLDMEALKVVVKGKPLSPQAKREAVLAIREKVNISERRACRLVGLSRSVLHYDAKPDHENEVLAARLVKLAHERRRFGYRRLHALVEREGTHANHKRIYRLYREAGLAVRRRRKRHGVMIEREQLALPGAPNEVWSIDFVMDALSNGRRVKCLTVVDDFTKEAVDIVVDHGISGLYVARALDRAARFRGYPKAVRTDQGPEFTSRALDQWAYANGVTLKLIQAGKPTQNAYIESFNGKFRDECLNEHWFTTLAHARAVIAAWRQDYNEQRPHSALNYLAPSEFAAKHRATADAPAAFQELV
- a CDS encoding dienelactone hydrolase family protein; the encoded protein is MASQWIDIPAGNDTFGGYLALPKRGKGPAIVIIQEIFGVNGHIRSVADQYAADGYVALAPDVFWRTQPRIELGYEGADRDKGIELLQKTDVAQAVADIGAAAAALRARPEVAGKLAAIGYCFGGRLAYLAAARQHVDAAVAYYGGGIQNHVDVAAQIAQPILFHYAGHDQSIPLDAVDKVKAAFAGRANAEFHLYPDAQHGFNCSERASYDQRAAALAHGRTLTFLAERL
- a CDS encoding amidase translates to MTVPSDYLCHDAIGLAQLVAQREVSARELLDAAIGRAQALNPAINAIVLNDYAAARERAASGPLAGPLAGVPYLVKDLGSAVAGLPLSLGSRHYRHHVPAEDSPLIVRTKAAGLNIFGKTNTPELGQMPYTESALLGVCRNPWNLDHTPGGSSGGAAAAVAAGIVPLAHASDGGGSIRIPASCCGLFGFKPSRDPVLTPWPVPGEIVVEHAVSRSVRDSALLLDITTGRTAPGTLEGVGAPGTYLGALDAPPPALKIGYVTDPMLAPALSADVRDALDRAAALAASLGHNVEPAALNLDFAQIGEVFLTIWAAIADELVLGAERITGRKPARAEFEPATWAMAQVGRRLVRERLPHALELQRQITARVAGLVSRYDVLLCATLAAPPIKIGEMQPTPLETRQMELLGVLPIKPLLKRMLAEVSHQAFAWAGCTELFNLTGQPAMSVPLHWSARGLPVGVQFVARHGDDARLFALARQLELAQPWFDKRPPLARVQA